The Thermus filiformis genome contains a region encoding:
- a CDS encoding Ig-like domain-containing protein, with protein MRKPGFWFGLRLSWLSALLLIAGCNLLSPPDTTKPTVTISQPQDGATLTTNQLTVQGTAQDNVRVERLTYQLNNGQEQQVSITPGTSVNFSFPITLAQGQNTITVHAYDPSGNKGSATIRVTYEPPDTTKPTVTISQPQDGATLTTNQLTVQGTAQDNVRVERLTYQLNNGQEQQVSITPGTSVNFSFQITLAQGQNTITVHAYDPSGNKGSATIRVTYDPSAVNTLSGTLVNENAGAPVAGSTVRLYKDGNLVASTTSSADGRFTFNNLPPGVYRLEAQKPGMAGSALEGVRVPEMAEVTLVQKPAFKDSYSTTPPTLIITQDGTTPLEGQTFTNSIPFRVQVDTSKDFVRPMRYIYVALGRTPGSGFLTSTATSSRLVFVETEDTDNQTLSGSAVAGFGSQSGETVYLEVVGYDFNNNRVHYLIPLVFKNTTATQGNTVVAPTGVAATAITLSKAVGFYSVKAPYELKVPLARNQMGTLTVDPTAAPEGSNLYVEVRWCYTNTSSSARPFAFDIERSTDGQTWTRVGSVGGGASSSCPSNVFNRPFFFRDASSSLEAGQTYYYRVVARGDNRAESASSSTTPLPPFEAPLLSPADEAKNVSKTPDFVIGHPQLSIGADGAAYNLLLWDTLTARAVAWQSLNGFNLLVEFGTGDGNGIPQGEALVYGFHPAVNQVVFFTDTAGLVDPTRPNLVPVDVAQGRVTLPYNFDGLAPLAELQALRTYAWQLYVSYAYKYNPDENYRISAYSIHTWPNSSSFIRISRPDTQVFEFTTGQ; from the coding sequence ATGAGGAAGCCAGGCTTTTGGTTTGGGCTCAGGTTAAGCTGGCTCTCGGCGCTTCTCCTTATCGCGGGCTGCAACCTACTCTCCCCACCCGACACCACGAAGCCCACCGTGACCATCAGCCAGCCACAGGACGGGGCCACCCTCACCACCAACCAGCTCACCGTCCAGGGAACCGCCCAGGACAACGTCCGCGTAGAACGCCTCACCTACCAGCTCAACAACGGCCAGGAACAGCAGGTCAGCATCACCCCGGGCACCTCCGTTAACTTCAGCTTCCCCATCACCCTCGCCCAGGGCCAAAACACCATCACCGTCCACGCCTACGACCCCTCCGGCAACAAAGGCTCCGCCACCATAAGGGTCACCTACGAACCCCCCGACACCACGAAGCCCACCGTGACCATCAGCCAGCCACAGGACGGGGCCACGCTCACCACCAACCAGCTCACCGTCCAGGGAACCGCCCAGGACAACGTCCGCGTGGAACGCCTCACCTACCAGCTCAACAACGGCCAGGAACAACAGGTGAGCATCACCCCGGGCACCTCCGTTAACTTCAGCTTCCAAATCACCCTCGCCCAGGGTCAAAACACCATCACCGTCCACGCCTACGACCCCTCCGGCAACAAAGGCTCCGCCACCATAAGGGTCACCTACGATCCCTCCGCCGTGAACACCCTTAGCGGCACTCTGGTGAACGAAAACGCCGGGGCCCCGGTGGCCGGAAGCACCGTTCGCCTCTACAAGGACGGCAACCTGGTGGCTTCCACCACCTCGAGCGCGGACGGCCGGTTCACCTTCAACAACCTGCCCCCCGGGGTCTACCGCCTCGAGGCGCAAAAGCCCGGGATGGCGGGCAGCGCCCTGGAAGGGGTGCGCGTCCCCGAGATGGCCGAGGTGACCCTGGTCCAGAAGCCGGCCTTCAAGGACTCCTACTCCACCACCCCGCCCACCCTGATCATCACCCAGGACGGGACCACCCCCCTGGAGGGCCAGACCTTCACCAACTCCATCCCCTTCCGGGTCCAGGTGGACACCTCCAAGGACTTCGTCCGGCCCATGCGCTACATCTACGTGGCCCTGGGCCGCACCCCGGGCTCCGGATTCCTTACTAGCACCGCCACCTCGAGCCGGCTCGTCTTCGTAGAGACCGAGGACACCGACAACCAGACCCTCTCGGGCTCTGCGGTGGCGGGCTTCGGCTCCCAGAGCGGGGAGACGGTCTATCTGGAGGTGGTGGGGTACGACTTCAACAACAACCGCGTCCACTACCTCATCCCCTTGGTCTTCAAGAACACCACCGCCACCCAGGGGAACACCGTGGTCGCCCCCACGGGCGTGGCCGCCACCGCCATCACCCTCTCCAAGGCCGTGGGCTTCTACAGCGTCAAGGCCCCTTACGAGCTGAAGGTCCCCCTGGCCCGGAACCAGATGGGCACCCTGACCGTGGACCCCACCGCCGCCCCCGAGGGGTCCAACCTCTACGTGGAGGTTCGGTGGTGCTACACCAACACCAGCTCCTCCGCCCGGCCCTTCGCCTTTGACATAGAGCGCTCCACGGACGGCCAGACCTGGACCCGGGTGGGGAGCGTGGGCGGCGGGGCCAGCTCTTCCTGCCCCTCCAACGTTTTCAACCGCCCCTTCTTTTTCCGGGACGCCTCCTCGAGCCTCGAGGCTGGCCAGACCTACTACTACCGGGTGGTGGCCCGGGGGGACAACCGGGCGGAGAGCGCCTCCAGCTCCACCACCCCCCTGCCTCCCTTTGAGGCCCCCCTCCTCTCGCCCGCGGACGAGGCCAAGAACGTCTCCAAGACCCCGGACTTCGTCATCGGCCACCCCCAGCTCTCCATCGGCGCGGACGGGGCGGCCTACAACCTACTCCTTTGGGACACCCTCACCGCGCGCGCGGTGGCCTGGCAGAGCCTGAACGGCTTCAACCTTCTGGTGGAGTTTGGCACCGGCGATGGGAACGGCATCCCCCAGGGGGAGGCCCTGGTCTACGGGTTCCACCCGGCCGTGAACCAAGTGGTGTTCTTCACGGATACCGCTGGCCTGGTGGACCCCACTAGGCCCAACCTCGTTCCCGTGGACGTGGCCCAGGGGCGGGTGACCCTCCCCTACAACTTTGACGGCCTCGCCCCCCTGGCTGAGCTCCAGGCCCTGCGCACCTACGCCTGGCAGCTTTACGTGAGCTACGCCTACAAGTACAACCCGGACGAGAACTACCGGATCTCGGCCTACAGCATCCACACCTGGCCCAATAGCAGCAGCTTCATCCGCATCAGCCGCCCGGACACCCAGGTGTTTGAGTTCACCACGGGCCAGTAA
- the lpdA gene encoding dihydrolipoyl dehydrogenase encodes MRRHQLLIIGAGPGGYVAAIRAAQLGLDVAVVEREKALGGTCLRVGCIPSKALLETTERIYEVKKGLLGAKVAGLELDLPALMAHKDKVVQANTQGVDFLFKKNKIQRYLGTARFLSDRKVLVEETGEELEAERILIATGSAPLIPPWAQVDYERVVTSTEALSFSEVPQRLIVVGGGVIGLELGVVWHRLGAEVVVLEYMDRILPTMDAELSRAAERVFKKEGLAIRTGVQVTAVLPQKGGARVELKDGEVLEADRVLVAVGRRPYTEGLHLEAAGLATDEKGRIPVDEHLRTRLPHIYAIGDVIRGPMLAHKASEEGIAAVEHMVTGYGHVDYQAIPSVVYTHPEVAGVGYTEEELKAQGIPYKVGKFPYSASGRARAMGETEGFVKVLAHAQTDRILGVHALGARAGDILAEAALAIYFKASAEDLGRAPHAHPSLSEILKEAALGAWERPIHL; translated from the coding sequence ATGCGGCGCCACCAGCTCCTCATCATCGGGGCGGGGCCCGGGGGGTACGTGGCGGCCATACGGGCCGCCCAGCTGGGCCTGGACGTGGCGGTGGTGGAGCGGGAGAAGGCCCTGGGGGGGACCTGCCTCCGGGTGGGGTGCATCCCCTCCAAGGCCCTTCTGGAGACCACCGAGCGGATCTACGAGGTGAAGAAGGGCCTTTTGGGGGCCAAGGTGGCGGGGCTCGAGCTGGACCTTCCCGCCCTCATGGCCCACAAGGACAAGGTGGTCCAGGCCAACACCCAAGGGGTGGACTTCCTCTTCAAGAAGAACAAAATCCAGCGCTACCTGGGCACGGCCCGCTTCCTCTCCGATCGGAAGGTCCTGGTGGAGGAGACGGGGGAGGAGCTCGAGGCCGAGCGCATCCTGATCGCCACGGGAAGCGCCCCCCTCATCCCCCCCTGGGCCCAGGTGGACTACGAAAGGGTGGTGACCTCCACCGAGGCCCTAAGCTTTTCCGAGGTGCCGCAGCGGCTCATCGTGGTGGGGGGTGGGGTGATCGGCCTCGAGCTCGGGGTGGTCTGGCACCGCCTGGGGGCGGAGGTGGTGGTCCTGGAGTACATGGACCGCATCCTTCCCACCATGGACGCCGAGCTTTCCCGGGCGGCGGAGCGGGTCTTTAAGAAGGAGGGGCTTGCCATCCGCACCGGGGTCCAGGTGACCGCCGTCCTTCCCCAGAAGGGCGGGGCCCGGGTGGAGCTCAAGGACGGGGAGGTCCTGGAGGCGGACCGGGTCCTGGTGGCGGTGGGCCGGAGGCCCTACACCGAGGGGCTCCACCTCGAGGCGGCGGGCCTGGCCACGGACGAGAAGGGCCGGATCCCCGTGGACGAGCACCTGAGGACCCGCCTGCCCCACATCTACGCCATCGGGGACGTCATAAGGGGGCCCATGCTCGCCCACAAGGCCAGCGAGGAGGGGATCGCCGCCGTGGAGCACATGGTGACGGGCTATGGCCACGTGGACTACCAGGCCATTCCCAGCGTGGTCTACACCCACCCGGAGGTCGCCGGGGTGGGGTACACTGAGGAGGAGCTGAAGGCCCAGGGCATCCCCTACAAGGTGGGCAAGTTCCCCTACTCCGCCAGCGGCCGCGCCCGGGCCATGGGGGAGACGGAGGGCTTCGTCAAGGTCCTGGCCCACGCCCAGACGGACCGGATCCTGGGGGTGCACGCCCTCGGGGCCCGGGCGGGGGATATCCTGGCCGAGGCCGCCCTGGCCATTTACTTCAAGGCGAGCGCCGAGGACCTGGGCCGCGCCCCCCACGCCCACCCCTCCCTCTCCGAGATCCTCAAGGAGGCGGCTTTGGGGGCGTGGGAGAGGCCCATTCACCTCTAG
- a CDS encoding S8 family serine peptidase: MRAKYLLPLLFALAACTQQAPQGQNPAPQPSSEITTSEGVPHLRGQVVVAYTNEAALQEAIQKLQGREVARIPELKAALVETPMDAVKASRLLKGLKGLRYAEPNYAWVQAPKDDPVERARGFGGIQVLGNPASEVFDELPQYALSPENLNAQPAWQAGFEGEGVVVAVIDDPADVTHPDLAANWAGRAYDPVTNTTYTSAQGWLNFIQSLGPQSISHGTFVASTISAAKDGRGIVGLAYKAKFLPVAIFQPSYVGDFYVARGIVWAVNQGAQVLNNSWGGLGYGNLVKEAFDYALQNGVVVVASAGNSYKDEVRTPAGYPGIIASAAADGNRKKTDFSTYGRHISSAAPGLDVLLANPTWLGGGYGLISGTSFSGPYTAAAAALVKAACPDATPYQVRRALETTTWDYPNFSRQIGWGHLNVGKLAGLLAQGCQALPAKGSVVQVKVKYLDPAGNRPGILVDVILRGKNLVPGSSTDPTPIYWARTDQNGEAWFYEIAPGEYELYVAGPDLSLTGGLPEDRGTSQRIITATSGNQTFEVVLTGTPVDLNPTDPYEPNDGPAQAKPLAYGATTQLAYIFGQPQDYDWFAFTAQAGDQIQARVYAKSSLGGTLDSYLFLVDSNGNVLAENDDIVSGQVTDSEIAFTIPQDGTYYLVVTSYTIASGGEDNSPFNKYRLELKKTN; the protein is encoded by the coding sequence ATGCGCGCCAAGTACCTTTTGCCCCTGCTCTTCGCCCTGGCCGCCTGCACCCAGCAGGCCCCCCAGGGCCAGAACCCGGCCCCCCAGCCTTCCTCGGAGATCACCACCTCGGAGGGTGTGCCCCACCTCCGGGGGCAGGTGGTGGTGGCCTATACGAACGAGGCGGCCCTCCAGGAGGCCATCCAAAAGCTCCAGGGACGGGAGGTGGCCCGCATCCCTGAGCTCAAGGCGGCCCTGGTGGAGACCCCCATGGACGCGGTAAAGGCGAGCCGCCTTCTCAAGGGGCTAAAGGGCCTCCGCTACGCCGAGCCCAACTACGCCTGGGTGCAAGCCCCTAAGGACGACCCGGTGGAGCGGGCCCGGGGCTTTGGGGGCATCCAGGTCCTGGGCAACCCCGCGAGCGAGGTCTTTGACGAGCTCCCCCAGTACGCCCTAAGCCCCGAGAACCTGAACGCCCAGCCCGCCTGGCAAGCGGGGTTTGAGGGGGAGGGGGTGGTGGTGGCGGTCATCGACGACCCGGCGGACGTGACCCACCCCGACCTGGCCGCCAACTGGGCGGGAAGGGCCTACGACCCGGTGACGAACACCACCTACACCTCCGCCCAGGGCTGGCTAAACTTCATCCAAAGCCTTGGTCCTCAGAGCATCTCCCACGGCACCTTCGTGGCCTCCACCATCAGCGCCGCCAAGGACGGGCGGGGCATCGTGGGCCTGGCCTACAAGGCCAAGTTCCTCCCCGTGGCCATCTTCCAGCCCAGTTATGTGGGCGATTTCTACGTGGCCCGGGGCATCGTCTGGGCGGTGAACCAGGGGGCCCAGGTTCTGAACAACTCCTGGGGGGGACTGGGCTACGGCAACCTGGTCAAGGAGGCCTTTGACTACGCCCTGCAAAACGGCGTGGTGGTGGTGGCGAGCGCCGGCAACTCTTACAAGGACGAGGTCCGCACCCCCGCGGGCTACCCCGGGATCATCGCCTCCGCGGCCGCGGACGGCAACCGCAAGAAGACGGACTTCTCCACCTACGGCCGCCACATCTCCAGCGCCGCCCCGGGGCTGGACGTCCTCCTGGCCAACCCCACCTGGCTCGGTGGCGGGTACGGCCTCATCTCCGGCACCTCCTTCTCCGGGCCCTACACCGCCGCCGCCGCCGCCCTGGTGAAGGCCGCCTGCCCGGACGCCACCCCCTACCAGGTGCGCCGCGCCCTGGAGACCACCACCTGGGACTACCCCAACTTTAGCCGCCAGATCGGTTGGGGCCACCTGAACGTGGGCAAACTGGCCGGCCTGCTCGCCCAAGGGTGCCAGGCCCTGCCCGCCAAGGGCTCGGTGGTCCAGGTCAAGGTGAAGTACCTCGACCCCGCGGGCAACCGGCCCGGGATTCTGGTGGACGTGATCCTGCGCGGGAAGAACCTCGTCCCGGGTTCCTCCACCGACCCCACCCCCATCTACTGGGCCCGGACGGACCAGAACGGCGAGGCCTGGTTCTACGAGATCGCCCCAGGAGAGTACGAGCTCTACGTGGCCGGGCCCGACCTGAGCCTCACCGGCGGCCTTCCTGAGGATCGGGGCACCTCCCAGCGGATCATCACGGCCACCTCGGGCAACCAAACTTTCGAAGTGGTCCTCACGGGCACCCCGGTGGACCTGAACCCCACCGACCCCTACGAGCCGAACGACGGGCCCGCCCAGGCTAAGCCCCTGGCCTACGGCGCGACCACCCAGCTCGCCTACATCTTCGGCCAGCCCCAGGACTACGACTGGTTCGCCTTCACCGCCCAGGCGGGGGACCAAATCCAGGCCCGGGTCTACGCCAAGAGCAGCCTGGGGGGCACCCTGGACTCCTACCTCTTCCTTGTGGATTCTAACGGGAATGTCCTGGCGGAAAACGACGACATCGTCTCGGGCCAGGTCACCGACTCGGAGATCGCCTTCACCATCCCCCAGGATGGGACCTACTACCTGGTGGTGACCAGCTACACCATCGCAAGCGGCGGGGAGGACAACAGCCCCTTCAACAAGTACCGCCTCGAGCTGAAGAAGACCAACTAG